The sequence below is a genomic window from Nitrospirota bacterium.
ACGTACTTCGGCTATTTCCTCATGGGCGAATTCTCTGCCACGATATCTGACCGCCATCTCCATTCATCATGTTGTACCATAGATGGCAACCAGAACGCAAGTAGTTTTTTCGTGTCACCACGCCTCACTGAAGGGTTACGTATTGCATGGCCTGACCCGAGGTTCAGTGTTACGGGAGATTGTGTCATTGATAATCTGACCGGGCTAATGTGGGCCAAGAACGTAAATCTTGCCGGTCAGCTTCTATGGCAAGAGGCAATTAGCTATGCCAATGGTTTAACGTTGTGTGGGTATTCTGATTGGAGACTTCCAAATATAAAAGAGAGCCTTAGTCTTATTGATCGTTCAGCATACTCTCCTGCATTGCCGAACGGCCATCCATTCACAAATGTTTTGTCAACTGCCTACTTGTGGTCATCTACTACAGTTATTCCTATTACACAAAATGCGTGGACATTATATATGGCGCAGGGCTACGATCTTAATAGTTGGCCTGGTAATATAAAAGCTAGTAATATCCGCTATGTATGGCCAGTACGTTCCGTACAGTGAATTGGTAACTTAGGGATATGATTATGTTTACGGTATTTCATAACAAAAGCCATCAAATCGAGTTTGGGACAATTAGTTGATTGTGACAGGATATTTAACGCTTCTTTTGTTTATTTTAACTCTATGATTTTTAATATATTTCCTTGCTAAATCAAGCAGGTAATTACATCTGAACATAAATCACTATAACAGGCTAGCGGTTAACCTTGGAAAGTTCCTTGCAGTTGGAACTGTTGCAATAGACCTTAATAATAATATAAAAACCGCAATAGTTGATGGTGACTTTTTTGTTAACACCATCTGCGTAATTTTGACAAATAGAGTAAAGTATATTATGCTCAATTTATGGAAATTGAGAGAAGTTTGTTTTACCATATTCAAAAAGTATTGGATTCAGAGCCGAATACCATCATCTTGTATGGGCCGAGGCAAGCAGGGAAGACTACCCTTATCCAGCAGGTGCTGGCAAAAACTCCTCTTCCGTATGTACAGTTTAACGGTGATGACATACGTACTCAGGAGCTTTTAGGCAGGGCTGATCTGGATAAACTGAAAACAGTTGTTGGTAATAACAGGTTATTGGTTATTGATGAGGCCCAAAGGGTTGAGAATATTGGATTGACCCTGAAGCTCCTGTTTGATCAATTAAAGATACATATTATTGCGTCGGGGTCAGCATCATTTGACCTTGCCAATAAGATCAATGAGCCTATGACCGGACGCTCCACAACCTTAAATTTATTCCCATTTTCATACAACGAATTACCTGTGAATCCGCCGATGACTTCCAACAGCGAGCGCATGGAAGAGTTTTTGAGATTCGGAATGTACCCGATGACAATCAGCCTGTTCATGGAAGAAAAGGAGAACTATCTTTATGACCTGATAAATAACTATCTTTACCGTGACATCCTTTCGTTTGAGCAGGTTAGAAAGCCCAAAAAGGTGATAGACCTGCTTACCCTCCTGGCCCTGCAAATCGGTTCTGAAGTCTCTACTGCGGAACTTGCATCACACCTGTCAATTTCAAAAACCATTGTAGAAAAATATCTTGATCTGATGGAGAAGATGTTTGTGATAATTAACCTGAGAGGGTTCAGCCGTAACCTGCGAAAAGAAATCTCAAAAACATCAAAATATTACTTTGTTGATTTGGGATTTCGCAATGCACTGATACGCAATTTCAATCCCCTGAATATACGCTCAGACTCAGGAGCGCTCTTTGAAAACTACGCAGTGATTGAGAGGATGAAGGTATATGCCCACCAGCGCCGACATGCCAATTTCTATTTCTGGCGCACGTATGACCAAAAGGAAATTGACTTAATAGAAGAAAGTCATGGCGAATTAAGGGCTTATGAGTTCAAGTGGACAGAAGGCCGGCCCAATTTGAAAGCTGCACACGAATTTACGTCAGCGTATAAAAATAGTAAGTTTCAGATTATTACGCCCTCCAATTTTGATGAGTTTATGGCAGTCCCGATAGAAGTGTAGATAGGTATCACGAATCTGAGATTGTAGATGCTTGAGCAAGGGGCAATTAGTTGATTGTGACAGGAAATTTAACACTGCTATCATTATTATAACTCTATGATTTATAATATATTTCCTTGATAAACCAATCAAATAATTCCATCTGATAATAAATCACTGACAAACAAGTTGACACTTACGTTATGTTGCACTATCCCTTTGATAAATCAGGAATATATCTGGTTATATATTTACTTACGGTGTTAATCATTATTGGTAATAGGATAAAAGTGACAGGAAATTTAACAGTTAATCAATGGGACCGGCGAAAGCTAATTATAACCTATTGAAAATAAAAGCGTATTTGTAATGGTATAGTTATTGCAAGAATTATATTTAGGAAATTTTCTTAGTATTTCATACACCTTTAAAGTTAAATAAAAATTTGAGAAATTTTGTAATGGCCTCATTATCTCTAAATAATACATTAAAAATAATGTAACACAGGAGAAATGTCAGAATGAATATTAAACGTACTATTGTTATAGCCTTCTTAGTTGTAATTTTATTACCTGTTTCAGTGTTTGCTGCTCTTTGTACCCCTGGTATGGATTTCAGCTATGCGGAGAGTCTTGTGACTACAGGGCCTTTTTCAGGTAAATGGCAGTATGATTTTACATTAAGTAATAATTCTACAGCTACGGGAGACTGTACTGATTATGATATTTTTTACGTTGACCTTACTTATGCAGGCAGTAGAGATTTTTTAGATGGAGCGCTTCCTGTTGGATGGGGTGACGGATTCACACAGGGTATATGGTTCTCTACCTCCGGCTTTTCATTAGCAACGTCTATGAATCCAGGAATACCTCCTACTGGAAACGACCTTCCCCCCGGCAGTTCATTAACCGGATTTAGTTTTAAGACAACTGTCAGATATGGAGAAATGTCAGACCCTGAATTATGGGAGGCGAGTGTATTGATGAATGATCCCTTTGACAGCACTACTCCGATTTATTTATCCCAAACGTTCCCGCCGCCTTCCGTACCTGAGCCTGGCACTGTTATGCTGCTTGGGGCAGGCCTTGCCGTTATGGGTATATACGGTCGTGTTAAAAAAATAGTAGGTGTAAAGAAGTAAAACAAGTCAAGGTGAATCGCTATGACAAGAAAAGTTTTCGTTGTATTGCTTGTACTGGCGCTATTCTTTTGTTTATCGTCCATAACTAATGCCGCTATAAACCGCATTTCCGGCAATGGTTATATCTTTCCAGAGACTCAAACCTATAAAGCTATTTTTGCAATTGACGTAAGCAGGGATGGCGTAAATACACCTTCCGGTCTCGTCAAATATTATTACTCCAGAACACGCATGAGTATGGTCAGTACCTCTATTACTGATTTGACCATATCCGGTGTCGGCACTACAGGTACTATTTCAGGTATATGCAGTATCAACAATGTATCTGGGTATTCGTTTATTATGACGCTATCAGACGGCAGGCCTGACTCAATTTAAATTGTCATCAGGAAGCCTAACGGGAGTATTCATTATTCTGCCGGGCCGAAGAATTTTGGCGGCGGGAATATTGTTATTACGGACACGGTCTTACCAAATATTTCAATCACCTCCCCGCAAAATCTCATCACCGTAGCCACTTCCCCAATTAAGGTATCAGGTACTATAGATGACCCAACTGCTGTTGTAACGGTTAATGGGGTTACTGCCACTGTTTCAGCCGGTTCATTTTCAGTTTCCGGTATCACTCTTTCAGAAGGTATGAATACGATTGCGGCTAAGGCGGTTGATCCGGCGAATAATATGTCAACTGCAAGTGTGAACATATCACTTGATTCAACGCCGCCGCAGGTTGCTATCAATTCACCGCCGGATGGTTACACAACAACTGCTGATTCAATAGATGTGACAGGAATAATAAATGACATTGTGCGTGGTACGGTTAATGATAATCAGGGGAGTGTGTTAGTAAATGGTGTAACTGCAGAGATTGCTAACCGGAATTTTACAGCACGTTCGATACCGTTAATCCCAGGGTCTAATACTATTACAGCAGATGGAAGTGACCAATGGGGGAATTTGGCA
It includes:
- a CDS encoding DUF1566 domain-containing protein, giving the protein MGEFSATISDRHLHSSCCTIDGNQNASSFFVSPRLTEGLRIAWPDPRFSVTGDCVIDNLTGLMWAKNVNLAGQLLWQEAISYANGLTLCGYSDWRLPNIKESLSLIDRSAYSPALPNGHPFTNVLSTAYLWSSTTVIPITQNAWTLYMAQGYDLNSWPGNIKASNIRYVWPVRSVQ
- a CDS encoding ATP-binding protein, which codes for MEIERSLFYHIQKVLDSEPNTIILYGPRQAGKTTLIQQVLAKTPLPYVQFNGDDIRTQELLGRADLDKLKTVVGNNRLLVIDEAQRVENIGLTLKLLFDQLKIHIIASGSASFDLANKINEPMTGRSTTLNLFPFSYNELPVNPPMTSNSERMEEFLRFGMYPMTISLFMEEKENYLYDLINNYLYRDILSFEQVRKPKKVIDLLTLLALQIGSEVSTAELASHLSISKTIVEKYLDLMEKMFVIINLRGFSRNLRKEISKTSKYYFVDLGFRNALIRNFNPLNIRSDSGALFENYAVIERMKVYAHQRRHANFYFWRTYDQKEIDLIEESHGELRAYEFKWTEGRPNLKAAHEFTSAYKNSKFQIITPSNFDEFMAVPIEV
- a CDS encoding PEP-CTERM sorting domain-containing protein codes for the protein MNIKRTIVIAFLVVILLPVSVFAALCTPGMDFSYAESLVTTGPFSGKWQYDFTLSNNSTATGDCTDYDIFYVDLTYAGSRDFLDGALPVGWGDGFTQGIWFSTSGFSLATSMNPGIPPTGNDLPPGSSLTGFSFKTTVRYGEMSDPELWEASVLMNDPFDSTTPIYLSQTFPPPSVPEPGTVMLLGAGLAVMGIYGRVKKIVGVKK